Proteins from one Mucilaginibacter jinjuensis genomic window:
- a CDS encoding HD domain-containing protein: MSIAPIVEKAFVYVTDLIVERIDHTMQFHNLQHTLDVFEAAIEISKHAGLNDDEKTIVQLAALFHDTGYVFQYIGHEDNSIAIAGTYLMQQGYHKGMYTPVLECIEATKIPQSPKNLIQEVLCDADFHHFAKPNYIEYAERLRKEWEVHLKRKYTDEEWSQLNIAVLTNHHYFTEYGKTLMQAIKQQNIDLMRNAY, from the coding sequence ATGTCTATAGCACCAATTGTTGAAAAAGCATTTGTATACGTAACCGATTTAATTGTAGAGCGTATTGACCACACGATGCAGTTCCATAACTTACAGCACACTTTAGATGTATTTGAGGCAGCAATTGAAATAAGCAAGCATGCGGGCCTTAATGACGACGAAAAAACAATTGTGCAACTGGCCGCCCTTTTTCATGATACCGGTTACGTTTTTCAATACATTGGGCACGAAGACAACAGCATTGCTATAGCCGGTACTTATTTAATGCAGCAAGGCTATCATAAAGGCATGTATACCCCTGTATTAGAATGCATTGAGGCGACTAAAATACCGCAGTCGCCCAAAAACTTAATACAGGAAGTATTATGCGATGCCGACTTCCATCATTTTGCTAAACCCAATTATATCGAATATGCCGAACGCCTGAGAAAGGAATGGGAAGTGCATCTGAAAAGGAAATATACGGATGAAGAATGGTCGCAGCTAAATATAGCTGTGCTAACCAATCATCATTATTTTACAGAATATGGCAAAACGCTTATGCAAGCTATTAAACAGCAAAATATTGACTTAATGCGTAATGCTTATTAG